In Rhineura floridana isolate rRhiFlo1 chromosome 4, rRhiFlo1.hap2, whole genome shotgun sequence, the sequence GCAGCAAATTTGTGATGTAGGCAAGCCACGCACCTTTGAGGAGTTGCATTTCATACAGTGAAATTAAGCTGTGTCACTTCCCTACAGCAAGGCGGCTTTGGATCGAGTCCCAGTTTGGTCTCTTTCATGTACCACCCCCCTTCTTTTAAGTTTGCGCCTACTCAGCCACTTTGATGCGCTTTCTGTCTCCCGCTCTCCACTTTTTTTTCATACTGTCTACAGCTTCTGTGTCTTCTCTGAGTTTTCTCCTCCCCATTCCTTGGCAGCGCCACCTCCTCTCacccctccttttcccctcctccctcacaGTTAGTGGCttgaaaaactttttaaaagctctCACACTGCTTCAAGTTGGGATGAAAAGGGGGgctttgttttgggttttttttaaatgaggtcTCAGCACTTTTCTTTCAGGACAGGAGGAAGGAAGGGCACCGCCACACAAAAGGGCAGgagacttttaaagtttaaatagGCAGGTTGGGTGCCTGAAGGAGTTGTTGCCTTTGAGTTTTAACCCTCTGAGGAACTGAGCCACTTGTCTGACTTTCTTCACTGCTGACGAGCAAAGGTAAGGATGGGAAAGGCTTTTTACTTCAAGTTAGTTTCCAGCAGATCTTTTCAGAAGATTGTGATTAGCCCAGACTTGaaacaaaatgtattatttttagTAGGAGAGCTTTGCttctgctgctatttttatttttaagttgctCAGTTGCAACTACAGTGACTCCTAGGGGTGTCTCTTTTTTGTCACATTTTAAATGTACCAGAATTTTAAATGTACTTTGGGAGAGATCTCATTTTTGTAGCTGATTTAGATGCTTTGTTTCCACACTGTGTAACATTTCATTTGCTAGGTTTTTCTTCTCGTTTATCAAGGGAGCCTGTTTTATTGGaacctgttttctttctttctatataaCAAAAGAAATTCTTTCTCAACAGAGCATATCCAACTTTAGGGAGAGCTAAACAAAGCACACTGCCACAGTGTGTTGTGATCTCTCAGTTGCTTTGGAAGGATcacagagttaaaaacagatagatCCCTACCACTGTGCTTCCAAATACCCCTCTCAACATACACACATTTCACTTTCATATGGAAATCATGACTGGTGTTTAATAGTTCATACAAATCAAGGTCCTTAATTAGGGGCATTGTTCAAATGCTGCTTTGGCTGCTGTTAACTACTCTCACGTGGCCTTGCTGATTCCTTCCCCAACCCCTCTCCTTTTTCCAATAATCTAAGATTTTATAAGGATTCAAAGAAAGTCTGTACACACTTAGTGTACTGCCCCAGATGTTGGCTTGTGCTGCTGTGCAGAAGGATCTTATATCTCGCATGCTGGCCATGCCTGTGAAAGCTTTTGGTTACTCTAGCCTAGACTGAAAATGTGTAAGAAAGACTTTCAGAGAATATTGTCGCTGTCTGCATCAGGTTACATTCCTACAGTCTGTTATGAAAACCATAGTAGGGTTGGAAAGGAAAGGATCGGCATCTACTGTGAAGCTGGTTTTCTTTTGAAGGCATGGAAGATCCTCTCAGAGTCCCTTTTATTCACTCCTTATAGTTACCTTTGGCTAAGGCCCTTgtcagaaagggaagaaaaaatgcaaagcaatgaaagaaaattaaagtggattttttgAAAACCAATATTaatctccccccctccaaaaaaacattttatgcCCAGTTTCACCTCTCACTCAGGTCCTGCCCCAAAATATTTGACTGGTCCTGTGGTCTGATGCATCACATTTTAGAAGTAGAAGAATGTTCACAGAGAGATTTGTTGAAGCCAACAAGGTCAACCAACGGAAGAACATGTCTCTCTGATTTCAGAAATCTGTTTGTGtcttggggagggaggaggggaagaaggaggtGACCTGCCTTGAGCTTCCATTCAGCCATATTAACATCTGGATTTCTGAAACCTCCAGACTTTGAAACTGTTTACTGCAATGTTTGCCAGAGGTGGGGAGGGGGCTTCAAAGCTAAATACTGGCACTGAGCCATGATACCTAACTAGAATACAAATGGGAGAAGAACAGACAGACGGGGTTTGAAAGGATAAAGGAAAAAGATGCAATGaatttgagatttatttatttttaaaaaacacacagtcTGTACCAACCAGGATAAACCATGAACAGCAATTATAAGCAATAATTGTCCAGCACTTTCAGTCCACAAAAGAATTTTGCCATTCATGTCTCATTCGTCCTTTGGGAGAAACACACTGTTGTTCCTGCTACTGGGGAAGTGAGCCTTAAAGATAAGTGATCCCAGAGCATTGTTAAGACAGCAAGTAAGAGTCCTAGGCATGTTTTCTCAGAATTTATTTCAGCGAGATGTGCTGTGCAACCCTAGCCATTAGGCATGATTACTCAGAAATAACTCCTACTGTGTTCAATTGGTCTTTCTCCTTATGGAGCATCTTTCAGCCCTAACTTTACAGTTAACTAAAAATGAGCTCAGAATTGTAGCCTAACTCCCCATATCCTATGCGTATTTACTCCATAGTCAGGCCTACTGAGTTCtgtggtttactcagaagtaaacttgcACAGTATCAAGCTGATGTCAACCAAGTAAAACCCAAAGCTCCATCCAGCAGGCCACAGTTGTAGTATCTGGCCTGAACAATGAACTGTTGTTTGGTACTAAAACCAAATGCTCCTTGGGGCTGAATAGAAAGACATTTGCACAGATGGCATCTGTTTGCTACTAAGTAATATATCTGACTAAACAAATAATATTCTCCCAAAAGCATGCTTAGACTGGGTGATCTGGTATATTGTTTGCAGGCAAGTTTATAAATTATTACATGGCTTCCATCAGGTGTTGTCCCGAGTACCACAACTGAAGCTCTTTTTGCTGCTTTTCACCCTTGCATTTGACTCCCCTTTCATCTAACAAAATGGGTTCTGTGCTTTATGCCTTAATCTTTAGGATGTTAACAGGACTCCCTGTGGATCATTTGCTTTGGCAAAAGTGCCCAAATAAAACTGATCCTCAGCCATAGGACAGATTTGGAGGATTCAACATAGGGACTAAAGAAGGGGAAGAGGTATCTTGCGTCATTTCTCTGCATGCTGATCTTGGTCCTCCAACTGTAGTCCCTTTacttattgattgattgcttttttaatgccacccttccttcaaggagctccacGTGGCATACAAGGTCCCCCATCTCCCACTGTATCCTCACAACGACCCTGCAAAATAGATAATGCTgacagaaagtgactggcccaaggatatCCAGTATGCTTCACAGTCCAAGGGAGATCTGAACCCAAGTCTCTGTAACCCAAGTTCCCTGTTATGACCACTACAGCCCACTGGCTCTGTAACAAGGTCCTATATATTTAAATCTTTCTATGCCTCATCTTGAACTGAGTTTGTAGCCTTGTCAGACAGCAAGAAAGGCTTTTGGAAAGACCTCTTGGGTGTTCAGGGTTTGAGTACTGTTATTAACTAAGTAACTGTAGACCTTTTCTAGCTGATGCGTGAAATTATCTGCTACTTTTCTCTGCTCATCCGATCTCCTGTTCCATATCCAGCTTTGTCCTCAATAGCAAAGaatctcttttttgctatttCTCATGTAACTTCTGCCCCTCTGTTTATTGTGTCCTTGTTACTCTTTGGAAATGCTCATCATGACATATGTTGGTACACTGCCAAAATTCCATTAGGTAGCTGGTTGAAAGCACTAGGAGTCCTGGTCTTTTCTGTAGAATTTCATGTGACCCAACTGCAACATGCACATATTTTCCACGCCACAGACTCACTGGACTATGACAAATTCCTTCCTCTGACCTTCTGACATTATACTCAGTCTTCATCATATGAACTCAAAACACAGAAGCTGCATTATGCATCTTGGAAAACATGAGCCATATGACATGACACATGGCACAGCTTCACTTTCCCAACTGTGGCTTGCAGATCAAATTTCTCCTGTATTGGGTTATTTAAATGCTAACCAAGTAAGGAAGCCATTATTATATTCCTGTGACATACTcttctttttttctaaaaaacacACTAAGGACAGGACCATTATCAGAGTGGATCTGCTGTTTTGGCATATCTGATCCATACCTGTTGTTTGTATTGGGTATTTCAGACCACTTAGACGTGGTGATCCCACACAGCCAGCTGAATGtacagtttttttcctgtttggctGATGGTATAACATTATTACCTCTGAAGGAGGAAAATATGTGGAGACATTGCACAGGCTGCATGCACAGCTATAGTGTACATAACttcccttcttgtgctccccaggGGATATGATAATCCTGTACTACCAGCCAAGTGAAGTGGCTGCACATTCAGCTAAGTGTTTGGAGTCATCGCATCCAGTGCTGTCTAAGCTGGTCTCCTGAAGTCTCTGTATGTCTGCAGGGAACAACACAGAGCTAGGGCTGGCTGTGTGGGACTTACATCTGGCTTGGCAAAGTGAGAGCAGAATTGCAGCACAGAGAAAGGCACCTTGCCTCTTTGCATAGATACTTCCCAAGCACTGAACCAGCAGCAGAGCAAgcttctgcatggagaaatagaatgCACTGGGAATTCATGTGAAATCTTTTCACCATTGGGTACAATACTGAAGACCACTACAGACAAAATGGCATTCCGCCTCTCCAAGCTATACATTGCCATAACACTGGCTCAAATCgttaagtttttttttctttcagtgacTGGCTCCTGAATTCTAAACTGATTTATTTTGAAAGAGCTAAATTCAACTTGCTATTCTGGAAGCCATTTCCAATCAAGTGACTTTAAGAAGCCAAAAATCCTGTtaaagtttactcagaagtaaggcccactcaGTTCAATGGTGTTTATACTCTAGTAAATATGAGTAAGGGTTTAGCCTTAAAGATCAATCCTGGATTGATTGAGGCCAAATTGGATTTCATATTTCCCATACCTTCTGGGCCAGGCCTACcataaggcagagtgaggcagctgattTTGCTGTCAGAAGACAGCAAATTGATAGTTATTGCATGTAttgttattgcatttttattgacagagaggaggaaattgtgggattttctgcttcaTATGTCAAACTAATTCTTATGTACCTTTTATTTGAGTGAGGAAGGGGGACACCATTTGCTGCTGTCTGTGATGCAAATGTAACATCTACATTGGCTAGACAGTGTTGGCTTTCTTTCACTTTCAATCCTATATTGTCAACATTCTCACATGGAACAAGTGGCTCACAGGAAGTTAAGGTTGAATGTCGTTATGGTTTGGTGTGACAGCACATAAATGATTAGGCTAGGGGTGTGCCAAGTACAAAGCCAATGCAATGTTGCAAAGCACAACTTAATGCCAGCACTGCAGCAACAGCATGGGCGGTGTTCCACTAAATCCTTGAGCTAGCACAAGAACGAACACTAGCACAGCAGGATCATACACCCCCAGTgcagtccccaaatctgctccagaaagttGAGAGGAAATCCTGAACAGTTTTAGGGGGCGTGCATGAGGAGAAAAGAGGGAGagtgttccattgcacaaggagaaatccttgcactgacagaacattcACCTTAGCACTACTTTGAATACAACTCTTTGTCAGGATCATAGGTGGGCCAACCTAAATGAGCTCAGGGTTTGATGTTTATAATTTGtcctgaattggggggggggtagatATATGAAAACTGATTGCTTTTATTTCAAATGTTGTCACATTGGTTAGACGATGAACAAAATCATCTCAACCATCCTAATCTTTCAAATCAATATTATTGGAAACAAATAGTCGAGGCTTATaatcttaaaaagaaaactttCAAACCTAGAAGCCTTATTCCTGCATAGCTTTATTAAAATCAGACTACATCTCTCTGTTAGAGATCCAGTAAAATTAGGTTATTTTAAAACCATATAAAGCATAGGGCACTTGCATCAATTTTAAGTCAGTGGAGAACAGCAGGCTGTGTCTACGAGTCCGCCAATCTAAATACACCTAATATCATTGAAACCTTTGTAATATTAAGTAAAAAGGAGCAAAATTCCGTCATTCCAAATGCATTCTAAATACATTCAAGCACAAACCtctgcatgtttatttggaagtaactcccactgagttACTTCCATAACTTATTCACCatggtcatgatggctatatgccaCTTCCAGGATCAGGGCCAGCATTGCTTccatcatgtcctgcttgtgggctttctagaggcttctggttagccactgtgggaaacaggctgctggcctttgatctgatccagcagggctcttactaTGTTCCCTAGTGCATGCGCTCAGGATTGCAACCATGCAGTACAAACCTGTGCGTGTTTACTGGAAATGTCAGATTGTGTTCAATGGAGTGCATTCCCTAATAAGTATGTTTTGGATTGCATTCTTAGTTTATTAGTtgattacaaataaataaaaatgttttcattcaaaaatcaaaacatattGTCCAAAGAAGGGAATAGTATCCCTGGTCTCATTGAAACTGTATCAGTGAAGAACCTTCTGCTGAAGTACTGGTAGGGCTTTAAGAATGTTTAGAGCAAAAGCTTTTgttgaaaaatatttatttgtttagaacTGCTGGAGTAATTCATGCAAGGAATGCTTcttcctgaagaagcccagggaGATAATGAAACTTCTTTttgcctgctaaaacaaaatttaaaattaatgataaattgAAAAGAAATACTGCTGAACAGATAAGACTTGGAGTATATCTTCCCATATTAATGGACCAGAGGaatgtaattaaaaacaaataatccaAAACTTCCCAGTAATAACACTTTGTTTGTATTCAATCATACTTTTAATCTGAAATAACATtatgttgtaaaaaaaaaattgagtctGGAGGGAAGTCAAATAATGGCATATTTTATGATTACCAGCAAACTAGTTAATGAAATCAAGAAGTTATTAGATGAGAGGGAAATAGTTCTCTCAGACAGTATGTAGAAAAAGGAAGCCTTTCAAAGGCAAGCTTCATAACTTTCTATTTCAAACTTCTGTGACTTGCAAATCTGTTTTGCATTCACCGTCACCCTTATCCAGCAAAGATTCTTCATTTAGTAGAAGCGTCCACAAATGGATGGTGTATCTTGATAAACTCTGCGTGCACAAAATGATGCTATGCAGGGACAAAATTCCAATATCTGGCACAATCTATTGTGGATTTTAACTCTAGTTGTCACCATATCTTGCAATTCATGCTTCAGGTATGATAATTCATGTGTCTCCTTTTAAAAACATGGTATTTGAGATGTGCTCCAGACAATTCTTCAGCAATTTTTGTTCTTCCTTTGTAGGCAGCAGGCAGTGAAGATGGGTGACTGGAGTGCTCTGGGAAGACTCCTTGACAAAGTCCAAGCCTATtcaactgcaggagggaaggtgTGGCTTTCTGTCCTTTTCATTTTCCGAATCTTACTACTGGGAACAGCAGTGGAGTCTGCCTGGGGAGATGAGCAGTCAGCATTTCGGTGCAACACCCAACAGCCTGGTTGTGAAAATGTCTGCTATGACAAGTCCTTTCCAATCTCCCATGTGCGCTTCTGGGTTCTGCAGTTCATTTTTGTGTCAGTGCCAACCCTCATGTACTTGGCACATGTGTTCTACGTGATGCGGAAGGAAGAGAAGCTAAACAGGAGAGAAGAGGAGCTCAAGGTTGTCCAAAGTGAGGGTGTTAATGTGGACCTTCACCTCAAACAAATAGAAATCAAGAAATTCAAGTATGGGATTGAAGAACATGGCAAAGTCAAAATGCGTGGGGGACTGCTCCGCACCTACATTATCAGCATAATCTTCAAATCTTTCTTTGAGGTGGCTTTTGTCCTCATACAGTGGTACATCTATGGGTTCACCCTGCAAGCCATTTATACTTGTGAACGAGTGCCATGCCCACACAAAGTGGATTGCTTCCTCTCCCGACCTACAGAGAAAACCATCTTCATTATCTTCATGTTGGTGGTGTCTATAGTTTCTCTCACCTTGAACATCATTGAAATTTTTTATGTCACCCTCAAGAGCATTAAGGATCGCATGAAGACAAAAAATGATCCTTTCTCTCCCAACAGCGGCTTGAGTCCCTCCAAGGAATGTGGATCCACAAAATATGCCTATTTCAATGGTTGCTCCTCTCCAACCGCCCCCTTGTCACCTATGTCTCCACCAGGATACAAGCTTGTTACTGGAGACAGGAACAATTCCTCCTCCTGTCGTAACTACAATAAGCAAGCCAGTGAACAAAACTGGGCAAATTACAGTGCCGAGCAGAACAGGATTGGACAGGCTGGGAGCACCATTTCAAATTCACATGCCCAGCCCTTCGAATTCCCTGATGATCCTGAGAACTCTAAAAAAATGGGCTCTGGGCATGAGCTACTACCCCTCAAAGTTGTAGACCAAAGGCCTCCAAGCAGAGCCAGCAGTCGAGCCAGCAGCAGACCTCGACCTGATGATCTGGAGATCTAACCCTCCATAGCAACAGTAATACTTAACACAACTATTATATGAAACGCATTAGAAGATGCACGCGTGGTGTTCATGCAGTTCCATTGAAGGTGGTACTTTAACAATCTCAGCCTGGAgattttaacaaaacaaaaaaacattgggattttttttaaagtgggaaaCTGGGGTGGTGTGGGGACATACAGCACATGTTGGTATTTAAaatagctgattttttaaaaaattaatgctaATTTTTTTAACTTAGTCAACATTACAGTAGGTgggttggtttttgttttgttttagaaagaTTATAAAATatctggatatgtgtgtgtgtgtgtataatatgcTGATTTTTCTaaagagttttgtttttgttatacTAAAAACAAAAGTTAAACTGAGGTTTTTTTTGGTCAGGATGAAATGGAGATGGTATTCTTTCACAGAATAACTGACAGTCTGAAGTCAGATTCTGATCATTTCCCGATGAAGAACATTCCATTGTTAATGTGCACTTTGAGGAAATAATATGAACTTGTCTGTGGGTgtatatattcattcattcagttccTTGGAATCAATCAAACCATATTTGACAAGGCCCACCCACTATGCTTTGACCAGTTGCCTCCTGTGCTTCAGACAGACCAATTTAATTGAAGGTGTATGTGAGGACCTGCTGTATACCATCATGGTTCATTCTCTTGCCCTCACAAGGTCCTGTCACCTGTCACCAATTACCAGCTATGAAGCTGGACACAGAAGCCATTTTTGTTTAACACTGTTATCTACTGGCTACA encodes:
- the GJA1 gene encoding gap junction alpha-1 protein, whose protein sequence is MGDWSALGRLLDKVQAYSTAGGKVWLSVLFIFRILLLGTAVESAWGDEQSAFRCNTQQPGCENVCYDKSFPISHVRFWVLQFIFVSVPTLMYLAHVFYVMRKEEKLNRREEELKVVQSEGVNVDLHLKQIEIKKFKYGIEEHGKVKMRGGLLRTYIISIIFKSFFEVAFVLIQWYIYGFTLQAIYTCERVPCPHKVDCFLSRPTEKTIFIIFMLVVSIVSLTLNIIEIFYVTLKSIKDRMKTKNDPFSPNSGLSPSKECGSTKYAYFNGCSSPTAPLSPMSPPGYKLVTGDRNNSSSCRNYNKQASEQNWANYSAEQNRIGQAGSTISNSHAQPFEFPDDPENSKKMGSGHELLPLKVVDQRPPSRASSRASSRPRPDDLEI